The genomic window CCGGCTGGCGCCGCCTGAAAACAGCGATCCGAGCACGGGGCCGCCGGACCCGCCGGCGCATGCCTGCATGATGCAGGTCAGCGTGGCAGGTGCGGATCCGATGTACCTGCCGTATCCCTGCGGCCGCCAGTCGTGGAGGCAGATCCAGTGAGTGCTGTCCGACGTCCTTCCTCCTCCGGAGCTGCCCCCATGCCGTCCGCCGTCCTTCGCCCGCGCCTGATGCAGGGCTTCACCCTGGTGGAGCTGATGATCGTGGTGGCGGTGGTTGCGATCCTGGCGACCATCGCCTACCCGAACTATGCCGATCACGTGCGCAAGTCGCGCCGTGCCCAGGCCAAGGCGGACCTGGTCGAATACGCACAGCTGGCCGAGCGGTTCCACACGGTGAACAACACCTACGAGGGCTTCACCTTCCCGGGCGGGGGAGACACGATCAATTCGCCGCGCGAAGGCGGGACCGTCGGTTACACGCTGGGCATGGAGACCACGCAGTCCACGTTCACGCTGACCGCGACCGCCGCCAATGCCCAGGTCAAGGACAAGTGCGGCGACCTGTCGATCAACCAGGCCAACGTGAAGACGGCCGGTGGCGAACTGTCGGAGTGCTGGTAAGACCGGCGTTGCGGTGATGGGGGGCAGGGCGCCGGAGAGTGTTGCACTCCTCATTCGAGGTCAGTACAATGCGCCTCCCCGCCCGAATAGCTCAGCCGGTTAGAGCACTTGACTGTTAATCAGGGGGTCGTTGGTTCGAGTCCAACTTCGGGCGCCAGATACTGCAGAAGCCGCGAGAAATCGCGGCTTCTGCTTTTTGCGTTGCGTGCGGTTCAACACGGTGTCTGCGTGTGGATGCGCTGGCTGCGCGCCCGGCCACTGTTGCTCACCACCAGTTTCGCGTGCAGCCATGGCCCCGCACAGATGCGCAGGGTCAGATTGGCGCCGGGGCTGCGACCGTCCGGCTGGTAATACAGCTGCGGCCGGCCCTGGCTGGATTCGGCGCGCACGGCGATGTCGGTTCGTCCGCGGTGGTGCAGCAGGATGCTCTGCGGCCCAGACGGCGGGCCGCGGCGCTTTCCGCTGCGGTAGAGGATCCAGCCGCGGCTCCAGTCCCGTGCGCAGTGCATGCCGTCGTCGCTGGCACACAGGCCGATCAGCTCGCGCCGATGCAGCGCCTGGCTGCGGGCGGTGGCCAGGGTGGCGTGCAGGGTCAGCCGCAGTGCATCGGCCCGATGCTGCAGCAGCAGGGGCTGAAGCGCGGGCAGTGCCAGCGCCGACAGGATGGCCAGGATGGCCAGGATCAGCAGCATCTCCAGCACATTCAGGCCGCGTTGCAGTCGGATGGGGCGGGGTGGGACGGTCATGGCCCAGCCTCCCGCGGCAGCGTCGCCATGGCCATCGGTACAACGCCCGCTGATCGACCGGCGCCTCCATCAACAGGCCGTCACCAAAGCGGCCGCTATACTCAACCTCCCCGGGACCTGGCAACACCATGAGCGACAGTTTTCAACTCGTCTCGCCGTATTCGCCGGCGGGCGACCAGCCCAGCGCCATTGCCAAGCTGACCAGCAACTTCGAGGCCGGCATCGCCAAGCAGACCCTGCTGGGCGTGACCGGCTCGGGCAAGACCTACACCATCGCCAACGTGATCCAGAACGTGCAGAAGCCGACGCTGATCATGGCGCCGAACAAGACGCTGGCCGCGCAGCTGTATGGTGAGTTCAAGGCGTTCTTCCCGCACAACGCGGTGGAGTACTTCGTCAGCTACTACGATTACTACCAGCCCGAAGCGTACGTGCCGTCGTCGGACACCTTCATCGAGAAGGACAGTTCGATCAACGAGCACATCGAGCAGATGCGGCTGGCGGCAACCAAGACCCTGCTGTCGCGCCCGGATGCGATCGTGGTGGCGACCGTGTCGGCCATCTACGGCCTGGGTGCACCGGAGGACTACCTGTCGCTGCGCCTGATCCTGTCCAAGGGCGAGCGCATCGACCAGCGTGACCTGATCAACCACCTGACCCAGCTGCAGTACACCCGCAACGAGTACGAACTGCAGCGCGGCAC from Stenotrophomonas sp. 704A1 includes these protein-coding regions:
- a CDS encoding type IV pilin protein — protein: MPSAVLRPRLMQGFTLVELMIVVAVVAILATIAYPNYADHVRKSRRAQAKADLVEYAQLAERFHTVNNTYEGFTFPGGGDTINSPREGGTVGYTLGMETTQSTFTLTATAANAQVKDKCGDLSINQANVKTAGGELSECW
- a CDS encoding GspH/FimT family protein; amino-acid sequence: MTVPPRPIRLQRGLNVLEMLLILAILAILSALALPALQPLLLQHRADALRLTLHATLATARSQALHRRELIGLCASDDGMHCARDWSRGWILYRSGKRRGPPSGPQSILLHHRGRTDIAVRAESSQGRPQLYYQPDGRSPGANLTLRICAGPWLHAKLVVSNSGRARSQRIHTQTPC